GCAGCAGGTGCCGGATAATCGAGAAAGGCCACCATCACGGTGGCCGCTCCCGGCCCCACAAACACGACGGTTTTCTCGCCCACGTTGACCGAATCGGTTTTCAACTTCCAATCTTTTCTCAGCGTGGCCAATATCTTCTGGGCATCAGGTGCTGTTTTGTCGTTGAGCAGCACGATGCCGCTGACGACTTTTTGTTCCAATTTTTGGGCAATGATATTTTTAGAAAAAATGGCGAGCAGCGCCGCAACGAGTATGATCAATCGCATGGTGGGTTCGAGTAGTTTTTGAAAATGCGGCACAAGAACGATGGAATTTTTCTTTTGGTCTTGAAACCACTGTGAAAACTCCCCTCACCGTATCAACACCACGTCCCCCTTCTTGGCTTCCACATATCCATCTTGGTACTCCACTTCTACATACCAGACATAAATGCCGGGGTCGCAGGGCTTGCCTCGAAATGAACCGTCCCAACCGCGCGCATCATCGTTGACCGCGAAGTCTTTGTCTTGATAGACCAACTCGCCCCAACGATTATAGACATTGAAGGTCAGCACACTGCGGATTTGCAAGCTTTTGCCATACACCACGAGCAAGTCGTTGTTAAGGTCGCCATTGGGGGTGAAACCCGTTGGCACATACACGCCGCGCGGCTTTTCCACGCTGACCGTGACTTGGGCCTCGCCTTTGCATCCGTTTTCATCCGTGACTTTCACGACATAGGTGTTTGGCTGATAGGGCCGCACCAGAATCATGCTACAATCCGGCGAGTCAACGCACACAAAATTTTCCACCAAAAAACTTCGCCACTCGTAGTCCACGAACCCTACGGCATTAAATACATCCGCGCTTAGCACGAGACTGTCGCCAAGCGTGACAGTTGTATCCGTCCCTGCCGACACCTCTATCTGCATCGGCTGGCCGAGCACTTCCGCGAGCGAGGTAATGCACCCATTCCCATCCTGCACCCGCACGATATAGTCGCCCGCTGCCAAGCCCAAAAAGATGCTGCTTCCACTAAAAGGCCCATTGTTCAGGCTGTAGCGGAATGGGCCTTGCCCTCCCGTCAAAACCACCCGCAAGCGACCGTCTTTTCCCCCAAAACATTTAGGCTCTGTTTTTTCTGTTCGAATTTCCAATGCGCCGGGCCGCTCGATGGTGACAGAATCAACGACCGTGCAACCATTTTTGTCCACCACATCAAGCACATACAGCCCCGGGCCAAGGTTGCCGATTTGGGAAGTATTGGCTCCATTGTTCCAAGTCAGGGTGTATTCTGGTGTCCCACCTGCCACGTTGGCGGCAATGACGGCGTTGCTATCATCTGGGCACACCAACGTTTGCACCGCGAAATCAACGCGCAAAAGGTCGGGTTGCGTGATGATTACGGTGTCAACATCCGTACACCCTTTGGCATCCAGAATGGTGAGAAAGTAAGTGCCGGGCAACAAATTCTGGATGATGGGGCCTGTCGTGTTGTTGCTCCAAGTATATACGACAGGCTGTGTGGCTCCCTCCACTCCCATCACTTGGGCCAATCCGTCGGAGAGGCCGAAACAGGTAATGTTTTTTTGGGCAATTTGCGCCACGATGGGAGGTGGCTGAGGCATAAAGAAGGAGGTACTGCCCGAGCAACCCGCAGAGTCTGTGGCCGTGACGGAATAGTTCTGCCCACCCAACAGCCCATCCACAAACAGCGCGTTGGGCGTGCCGGGGATGTTCCATTGATAGTTGTATTTTGCGGTATCGCCCATGCCAGCCCCTCCCACCACCAAATTGACAGCCGCCTGACCGTCGGAGCGCCCATGACAGGTCGGTTGCACGAACGCGATGCCGACTTCTATTTTTGAAAATTGCTGAATCGCCACGCTGGCTATGGCGGTACAGCCCCGATTGTCGGTGGCTGTCACATTGATAAGCCCGGGATGAAGCCCAGTGACAAAAGCGCCCGTTAGCCCATTGCTCCACAAATACGAGAAGGGTGCCCCGTTGCCACCCAAAGCCGCAGCGACCGCCTCTCCGTTGTTTTCCCCAAAACAGGCTGTCCGGGTCTGTGATGCGATAATCTCCAAAGGAGTGGCTGGCTGCGTCACGGATGTATTGGCCGTAGTGGTGCAGCCATTTGCGTCAACGACGGTGACGATGTAGTTGCCAATTGGCAGGCTGCTGATGGTCTGAGTGGTCGGCCCCCAATTCCATGCGTACTGATACGGCTCTGTGCCGCCTGCTGGAATGGCCGTAGCGATGCCGTCGCTGCCCCCAAAACAGGCCACGTCTGTCTTGTTGATGGTGGCGCTCAACGGTGCGGGCTGCGTAACTTGAGCAGATGCCGTGACGACACACCCGTTACCATCCGTGATGAGGACGGTGTAATTGCCGGGAGACAGGTTCACTGCCACAGGGCCTACTTGTTGGCTTGGGTCGTTCCATTGATAGCCAAGCGCCCCCGTGCCGCCTCGCGCATACACCCTGACTTGCCCGTTGTTGTTGCCAAAACAATTGACGGACTGCGGCACAATGCTATCCACCACAATCGCCTCTGGGCATGGCAGCTGTATCGTATCGCTGAAAACACAACCCACGCCATCTGTCAGAGTCATGCGATACTCACCGCAAGCAAGATTTGCGATGTTACTGCCCGTCACATTGTTGCTCCACTGAATCAAATAGGGCAGCTGCCCTCCCACCGCATTGGCGAAGATGGAGCCATCTTGAATGCCCGCGCATGAAGGAGGCACGCTGTCAATAAAAACCTCAATCGGAGTAGCCCCACTAATCGTCACTTTGTCAATCACCGCGCAACCAAGTATGTCCCGAACTTCCAGTAGATATGTGCCGGGACATAGATTGTTCACCGTAGCAAAACCATCGGGCAAGGAAGGGTCGTCCCAATAATAATCGTAGGGCGGCGCGCCGCCCATCACTTGGGCGGTTGCCGAGCCATTGCAAGCGCCCGCACAAGTTTCATTCGCGACATTTATGAAGCCAAGTGTTAAGGTAGGAGAAGAGCCTACCGTCACAGAGGCAGTGAACGAACAACCTTTTAGGTCAGTTACCGTGACCGTGTAAGTGCCTGCGGTAAGGTTCACCGCTGTTTGCGTAATCTGACCTTGTGCGTCGCTCCATTCGTAAGAGTAGGGCATGGTGCCGCCTTTTGCGAACACAGTGGCCGAACCGTTGGCAGCCCCGGCACAAGAGGTATTGGTCGAGGTCGTGCTATCCAATGAGAACAATAAAGGCTCCAGCACGATGACAAGCGTGGCGACCAAACAGCCCGCACCATCCGTGATAGTGACAAAATGAAATCCCGCATTCAAGCTATCGGCAGTGGGAGTGGTGTCGCCGTTGTCCCAGATATACTGATAGGGCGAGGTGCCCCCCGATACCTCAATCGTGGCCGAGCCATCCGAATAGCCCTTGCAGCTCACCGGAGTCTGTGACGAATTGAAAGCGAAAGGCAGCGGCTCGCCCACTACCACGCTATCCACCGCCGTGCAGCCATTGGCATCCGTCGCCGTCACTCGATAACAACCCGCGTAGAGGTCTGTCACCGTCGCGCCGTTGGTGACGGGGCCTCCGCCACATCGCTGCCAA
This genomic interval from Saprospiraceae bacterium contains the following:
- a CDS encoding gliding motility-associated C-terminal domain-containing protein, which gives rise to MTKPIILFLFTALAAPAFSQPCPQPIILTAAATNAICNGDPSGSATASATGGTGTITFSWQRCGGGPVTNGATVTDLYAGCYRVTATDANGCTAVDSVVVGEPLPFAFNSSQTPVSCKGYSDGSATIEVSGGTSPYQYIWDNGDTTPTADSLNAGFHFVTITDGAGCLVATLVIVLEPLLFSLDSTTSTNTSCAGAANGSATVFAKGGTMPYSYEWSDAQGQITQTAVNLTAGTYTVTVTDLKGCSFTASVTVGSSPTLTLGFINVANETCAGACNGSATAQVMGGAPPYDYYWDDPSLPDGFATVNNLCPGTYLLEVRDILGCAVIDKVTISGATPIEVFIDSVPPSCAGIQDGSIFANAVGGQLPYLIQWSNNVTGSNIANLACGEYRMTLTDGVGCVFSDTIQLPCPEAIVVDSIVPQSVNCFGNNNGQVRVYARGGTGALGYQWNDPSQQVGPVAVNLSPGNYTVLITDGNGCVVTASAQVTQPAPLSATINKTDVACFGGSDGIATAIPAGGTEPYQYAWNWGPTTQTISSLPIGNYIVTVVDANGCTTTANTSVTQPATPLEIIASQTRTACFGENNGEAVAAALGGNGAPFSYLWSNGLTGAFVTGLHPGLINVTATDNRGCTAIASVAIQQFSKIEVGIAFVQPTCHGRSDGQAAVNLVVGGAGMGDTAKYNYQWNIPGTPNALFVDGLLGGQNYSVTATDSAGCSGSTSFFMPQPPPIVAQIAQKNITCFGLSDGLAQVMGVEGATQPVVYTWSNNTTGPIIQNLLPGTYFLTILDAKGCTDVDTVIITQPDLLRVDFAVQTLVCPDDSNAVIAANVAGGTPEYTLTWNNGANTSQIGNLGPGLYVLDVVDKNGCTVVDSVTIERPGALEIRTEKTEPKCFGGKDGRLRVVLTGGQGPFRYSLNNGPFSGSSIFLGLAAGDYIVRVQDGNGCITSLAEVLGQPMQIEVSAGTDTTVTLGDSLVLSADVFNAVGFVDYEWRSFLVENFVCVDSPDCSMILVRPYQPNTYVVKVTDENGCKGEAQVTVSVEKPRGVYVPTGFTPNGDLNNDLLVVYGKSLQIRSVLTFNVYNRWGELVYQDKDFAVNDDARGWDGSFRGKPCDPGIYVWYVEVEYQDGYVEAKKGDVVLIR